A region of the Clostridium sp. AN503 genome:
CGAAAAATATCAATAAGGAGAATATAAAATGGACAATAGTATTCAGGCACATCAGAAAGAGCTTTGCAACAAGCTCTGGGCGATGGCAAACGCACTCCGGGGCAATATGGAGGCGTATGAGTTCAAGAACTATATCTTGGGCATGATTTTCTACTACTACCTTTCAGATCGTACCGAGAAATACATGGCTAATCTTCTGAAAGACGACGGTATCAGCTATGAAGAGGCTTGGGCGGATGAGGAATACAAGGAAGCCGTTGTAGAAGAAGCTCTGCGTGATCTGGGCTTTATCATTGAACCACAATTCCTGTTCCGCAAGATGGTAAAGATGGTCGAAAATCGTTCTTTCGACATCGAGTTTTTGCAGAAGGCAATCAACGCTCTCATGGAGTCTACCATTGGAAACGATTCACAGGAAGACTTTGACGGGTTGTTCTCTGATATGCAGCTTGATTCTACTAAGCTGGGTCATACCGTCAAAGACAGAAGTGCTGTTATGGCAAAAATCATTGCTTCTCTGGAGGAAATCAACTTCGGCGTGGATGACACAAAGATTGATGTTCTTGGTAATGCCTATGAGTATCTGATCGGACAATTCGCCGCAACAGCCGGTAAGAAGGCTGGCGAGTTCTACACTCCTTCAGGTCCTGCCGAGCTGCTGTGCCGTTTGGCTTGCCTTGGGCTGACCGATGTCAAGGACGCAGCCGATCCTACTTGTGGCTCTGGCTCTCTGTTGCTGCGCCTCAAGAACTATGCCAATGTGCGTAACTACTATGGTCAGGAGCTTACCTCAACGACCTACAACCTTGCTCGAATGAACATGATTCTTCGTGGCATTCCCTATCGTAACTTCAACATTTACAACGGGGACACTTTGGAGCATGACTATTTTGGAGATATGAAATTCCGTGTTCAGGTCGCAAATCCTCCGTATTCTGCAAAATGGTCTGGCGATTTGAGTTTCATGGAAGATCCCCGTTTCAACGAATACGGCAAGCTTGCGCCGAAGAGCAAAGCTGACTTTGCCTTTGTTCAGCACATGGTACATCACATGGATGAGGACGGACGAGCAGTCGTCCTGTTGCCTCACGGTGTCCTGTTCCGTGGAGCTGCTGAGGAAGTGATTCGCAAACACCTTATCCAAAAGTTGAATGTGCTGGATGCTGTGATCGGTCTACCTGCTAACCTCTTCTTCGGCACAGGCATTCCGGTGTGTGTCCTCGTCCTCAAGAGGGAGCGTAACGGCAATTCCGACAACATCCTGTTTATTGATGCCTCCAATGATTTTGAAGCCGGTAAGAACCAGAATATCCTTCGTGAGTGCGACATTGACAAGATTGTTGAAACCTATGAGCGTCGTGAAGATGTGGACAAGTACGCTCATGTTGCCACTATGCAGGAGATTGAAGAGAACGGATTCAATCTCAATATTCCCCGGTATGTTGATACCTTTGAGCCGGAAGAAGAGATTGACCTGAACGAAGTGGCTGCGGAAATCCGCAAGCTGCAAAGCGAAATTAAAGACATTGATGCAGAACTGAAACCATTTTTTGATGAACTGGGACTTGATTTCCCGTTTGAAGTGGAGGGCAAATAATTATGGCAAATGTATCCTCAAGTAACGGTCTCGAAAAGCGTCCGAAGCTCCGCTTTCCGGGGTTTGATGAGCCGTACAGAACGAAACCATTAGGTAAAATAGCTTCTCTGGTTAATCGTACTGATCCTGAATCAAATGCGCCCATTATGATGCTCAGTGCCGGAAATGGCTTCATTATGCAGTCCGAAAAGTATTCCAGAGAGAATGCCGGACAGAGCCTCAAAAAATACATTCTCCTGAAACAAGGCGAATTGGCGTATAATCACGGCGCATCTAAGGCTAAACAGTTTGGCTGTTGCTATGAACTTACTGAGCCAGAAGCACGAATCCCCTATGTGTATCATTGCTTCAAGGTCATGGATGCAGAATATACGCCATATATTGCGATGGCTCTCAACAATGCGAAAATGGACAAACAGCTTAAACGGCTTGTATCATCAAGTGTTCGCATGGACGGATTGCTCAACATTTCCTTTGAGGATTATATGAGCGTGACGCTTCATCTTCCTTCATCCGATGAGCAGAAGCGTATAGCCGATTTCCTCAAAAAAATTGATAAGCGCATCGCCGTGCAGGAAAGACTTCTTGCATCCCTCAAGAAGTATAAAAGAGGTGTCATGCAGCACATCTTCCATCAGCATGACAATCAGGACGGCGAAGTGTGGACTTGCGTTCGGTTAGGCGACATTTTCAAAAAAGCATCGCGTCGGAATACAAACGGTAAGGTGAAGAATGTAATAACCAACTCTGCTGAATGCGGACTTATTCCTCAGCGTGACTTCTTTGATAAAGATATTGCGGTCGATGGAAATACCGCAAATTACTATGTTATTGAAGAGGGCGATTTTGTTTACAATCCAAGGAAGTCGAATACCGCACCATACGGGCCGTTTAACAGATATACCCTCAGTGAAAGAGGTATCATATCGCCTCTATACACTTGCCTTGTGCTAAAAGCAGACATAAACCCCTCATACCTCGCATGGTATTTTAAGAGTGATGCTTGGCACAGATACATTTACGATAACGGCTCACAAGGAGTTCGTCATGACCGAGTATCTATGACAGACGATTTACTCATGGGTATTCCGGTATTGTTTCCTGATCAAGCAACACAACAAATATATGCGGATATGCTTGATAAGGTAGAGTTTCGGCTACAAGCAGCTCAAAAGGAATATGAACTTCTGATAAAGGCGAAAGACGGTTATGTGCAACAGCTCTTTACATGAAGAGCTGCTGCATCAATCCTTTCTTTGTAGAAACGAGTCTCTTTAGAATACTCTCTTGCGTGAGTAAAGTTTTCTCTATTACAGCCAGAAATTTCACTATTTGTTCTTGTTCTGAAATAGATGGCAAGAGAACATCCTGATTCAAAACAGTTTTGCGATCAATCCCTTCAATCAACCCCGTAGCAGACTGCTTCATCTTCTCAGAGAGATGAAGTGTGAGATAAAAGCAAAACTCCTTGATCATCGTTTCGTGAGGACGCAAAGCCATAAATTGCCTTGCTATATGCACTTTTTCTTGAGAAAGCATTACTACTGCACCAGATCCAGAGCCTTTACATACAAGTAGCGTATCTCCATAATAAGCGAAACACCGAGGTGTAGTTGTCCATCTTGAGACAACAGATTTACCATCGACAATACAACTTGCTCCCGTCATGTAAGGCGTTCCTTCCCCATGATCATTGTAAT
Encoded here:
- a CDS encoding type I restriction-modification system subunit M, coding for MDNSIQAHQKELCNKLWAMANALRGNMEAYEFKNYILGMIFYYYLSDRTEKYMANLLKDDGISYEEAWADEEYKEAVVEEALRDLGFIIEPQFLFRKMVKMVENRSFDIEFLQKAINALMESTIGNDSQEDFDGLFSDMQLDSTKLGHTVKDRSAVMAKIIASLEEINFGVDDTKIDVLGNAYEYLIGQFAATAGKKAGEFYTPSGPAELLCRLACLGLTDVKDAADPTCGSGSLLLRLKNYANVRNYYGQELTSTTYNLARMNMILRGIPYRNFNIYNGDTLEHDYFGDMKFRVQVANPPYSAKWSGDLSFMEDPRFNEYGKLAPKSKADFAFVQHMVHHMDEDGRAVVLLPHGVLFRGAAEEVIRKHLIQKLNVLDAVIGLPANLFFGTGIPVCVLVLKRERNGNSDNILFIDASNDFEAGKNQNILRECDIDKIVETYERREDVDKYAHVATMQEIEENGFNLNIPRYVDTFEPEEEIDLNEVAAEIRKLQSEIKDIDAELKPFFDELGLDFPFEVEGK
- a CDS encoding restriction endonuclease subunit S, coding for MANVSSSNGLEKRPKLRFPGFDEPYRTKPLGKIASLVNRTDPESNAPIMMLSAGNGFIMQSEKYSRENAGQSLKKYILLKQGELAYNHGASKAKQFGCCYELTEPEARIPYVYHCFKVMDAEYTPYIAMALNNAKMDKQLKRLVSSSVRMDGLLNISFEDYMSVTLHLPSSDEQKRIADFLKKIDKRIAVQERLLASLKKYKRGVMQHIFHQHDNQDGEVWTCVRLGDIFKKASRRNTNGKVKNVITNSAECGLIPQRDFFDKDIAVDGNTANYYVIEEGDFVYNPRKSNTAPYGPFNRYTLSERGIISPLYTCLVLKADINPSYLAWYFKSDAWHRYIYDNGSQGVRHDRVSMTDDLLMGIPVLFPDQATQQIYADMLDKVEFRLQAAQKEYELLIKAKDGYVQQLFT
- a CDS encoding restriction endonuclease subunit S gives rise to the protein MPKWESHKLSELITLQSGQDFAPSDYNDHGEGTPYMTGASCIVDGKSVVSRWTTTPRCFAYYGDTLLVCKGSGSGAVVMLSQEKVHIARQFMALRPHETMIKEFCFYLTLHLSEKMKQSATGLIEGIDRKTVLNQDVLLPSISEQEQIVKFLAVIEKTLLTQESILKRLVSTKKGLMQQLFM